Part of the Terriglobales bacterium genome is shown below.
CGATGCCAACGGCACGCAGTATGTGAGCAACGCAACGTTTTATCCGAACGGTACGGAATACCAGCGGTGGATGCCCAATATTTACTTCCGCACCGATCTCAACAAACGCCTTCAGACTGCCGGGTATTACTCCGATAATGGGCAGGTCACCAGCTACTACATGAGCAAGACCTACTTCTACAACGACGGGCACAATAACCGCGATGTGCTGTCTATCATCAACAACAAGGACACTAACCGAACACAAATCTACACCTACGATGCCTTGAACCGGCTGACATCAGGCTCGTCGCAGAGCAGCACTGGCCCCACCTCCTGGGGCGAGAATTACACCATTGATGCCTGGGGTAACCTGCAGATTTCGCCCATGGCCGGAAAGGCCCATGGCGGTAATTTCCAGTGCGCCGGCGACGCCAACAACCGGGCCAACTGCCTGGTTTACGATGCTGCCGGCAATCTCTCCGCTTATCAGTTTGCCCAATACACCTACGATCCTGAGAACCGCTTGCAGGGCACGGCTGGATTCACATACACCTACGATGGAGACGGGCAGCGCGTGCTCAAGTCCCAGGGCGGCACGCCAAGCAAGCGCTACTGGTCGATGTTCGGCCATACCCTCGCAGAAGGCGACGGCGCGGGTAACATCAGCTCAGAGTATGTATTCTTTGACGGCGATCTTGTGGCCCGAATCGATCTCGCCAACAACTCGGCGCACTACTACCTCTCCGATCACCTGAAATCCACCAGCATAGTGGTGACGGCGGCAGGAACCATCGAGGAAGAATCGGATTACTCTGGGTTCGGGACGGAATTCTCCCTTACCAGCGGCGCCAATCGCTACAAGTTTGAGGGGAATGAAACCGATACCGAATCCCAGTTGGATTACTTCGGCCCCCGCTATTACGCCAGCATGCTGGGTCGCTTTACCTCGGCAGATTGGTCCGAGAAGCCGGTTCCTGTTCCCTATGCGGAGTTCCGCGATCCGCAATCGCTCAACCTTTACAGTATCTCGCGCAACCGGCCCACGGTGATGCGTGACGACGGCCATGAAGACATCGCCGGAGGCGACCATCCTACGGTCACCACTAATCCAGACGGCTCAAAAACCTCGACAGAGACGGTTAAGACTACTGAAATAACCAAGCCGGTCTCTCTGGGGAATGGCAATTGGCAGACCCAGGTCATCACCACTACCACAACCTACTCGGCTACGTTCGATGCGTACAATAACCTGATGCCCGGTACCGCGACCCAGGAACAGAACTTCACAGTCCAGAACTTTGTGAATGGGCAAGCGCAGGGTCCCGCCGAGAACGTACCGGGACCCGGTAAGCAGCCGCTAAATCCAAGAGACCCGGAGGTTGCAGTGTTGCAAAAGGCTGCTGCAACGTTTTTCAACCGCAGCGTCGGAGATGACCTGAACAAAGCATCCGACGTGGCGGGCCCAGCTGGAAAGGTCATGAAACCGGTCGGCGCGATCGCCAACTTCTTCAACGTCACCTACATGACTTTGGTTGCATGGGGACACACGATTGCCGCTGCCGAATGTAACTGTGACCCGCGAGATCTTCCACCCGGTCCTGGCATCACCGTAGTACCCGATGATCAGCAGCAGCCACCGCCGAAGAAGCCGTGATGCAGGCGGAGGACGGGACAGGTGGCCCCGCCCTTTCGCGGTGCGAAGGGCGGGGGTATTTGAAGCTCGAAATCTAAGACTGATTTTCTGGTAGCTGGCAGCTGTCAAGCAACCGCAAAGACTTTCGCCACGGATTAACCCGGATTGAAAAGCAAGCTCCGGCACACGAAGCCCAGTGCTGGCCGCTGACTGATATCAATCTGGTATCAAATTATTGCTTCTTCAGAAACTGCGGGCAATACTTGTGCTAGACGTGTGTTTAGGTTAAGCATTCCAGAATGCTGGGCTTTTTGTAGTCCTTTAGGTCTTTGAAAATTCTGTTGCTGTAGATTCAAAAGGTTGAGCGGACGTAAGCAGCCTGGCACTTGGCCTGCTCCGGCTGGCCGTGGGAGCTTGCAACTTGAGCCGTTTTCGCGGTTTCTGAGCCGCGAGGCGAAATCCTGAGGCGAAGCCGAAGGATCTGTTCCTTTGCAACCCGGAGCTGTTTTTAAACTACCAGCAAGTCCCCCGCCCCAAATTGATTTTGGCCAATAATGACGCGGGTCAGACGCCTTTTTGGGCACTTCAGACACAAGCTAGCAAGTGGGGTGGGGAGGCGCACAAAATCCTCTGAAAATCCGCGTCGATCTGCGTCCATCTGCGGCGAAAGCTTTTGCGGTTGTTTTTTGAAACTCGAAACTTGAAACCTGAAACTGTTCTTAAACTACCCAGCTAGTCCCCCACTTCAGATCGATTTTCGCCAGTAATGACGGGGGACAGACGCGATTTTGGGCACTTCAAAACACAAGCTAGCAAGTGGGGGGATACTACCGTATTTTGCCCGATAAAGACATATATCATATATAAGGATGGGTTTGAGTAAGAGCAAAGAATACTGCGATCCACTACTTTCCAACCTCATGTATGTCATTGATTGTCAGTGGCTTAATACCCCATGGACTACTCCAAGTAATGGGGTGGGGGGCACTGATAAATCTGGACGGACGGGGCCATCGGCCTAAGCTTCCCACACGCGCTGCGCGGTGGTTGATACAAATTCCAGCTTCTCACTCTTCATCCAGCGGGACCGCGGTGCTGGGTCGCTGCCGTACCCAGCACACACTGTGGCTGCCGCATTTGTGGGCTTCAAACATGCGCCGGATACGGTGCGGTACTTCGCAGTCGTAATCGTCTGCATGACGCTCAGATTCGCTGAGGTCAAAGCGGAGTCCGCACACGGAACACTCCCAACCCATGGTGTACTTCTGCAACAACTTATGGGGTAGAAGGTTGCGTGTGGTGTGTTGCTGGATATTGGGGTCCGGAAATCGGCTGTCTGGAATTTGGTTGCTTGGAAGTGGGCTGTTCGGGAAGTGGCGTTCCATGTCTAGTTCTCCGGGGAAAGAGGTTTTCGACCCGGATACTATAACTCCGTATCCATATATAGTGCGATATATGCGGCCCGTCTTTGGTACAGGTCCTTCTGGCGATAGGGCATAGTACTATCGTGCAGACAGGTGGCGTTACTTTCCAGCTTCTGGCATCTGCCGCGGGTCGAGTGCCTAACCGGTTGAACGCTCTGGCCACTTTTTTCTGAGCTCAGCCAGAAAGGCGGCCCGGTCATGAAACCCAGGCATTCTCGAATGCCGTCTTGCCAAAAGCAGTTGCCGGTTGTCAGTAAGAACAACCGCAAAATTTCGGGTTGCTTTTGAAACTTGAAATCCGAAACTCGAAACTGTCTTCTGGTTGTGGCATGATGAGGCACATGAAAAAGAAGACAGCCGTATTCGTGGGTGCATTTTTCTGCATCGCTATTTGTTCAACATCATTCGCGCAACAATCATCTGCAGACCCCGCATACAAGAACCCAGGACTCCCGATTGAGCAGCGCGTTGACGACCTGGTATCGCGCATGACCCTTGAGGAGAAGATCTCGCAACTAGGCGATGCGTCAGATGCTATTCCCCGGCTCAGCATTCCCGCGTACCACTGGTGGAACGAGGGCCTGCACGGAGATATAGGCAGCCGATACGCAACCGTATTTCCGCAGGCTATTGGAATGGCCGCCAGCTTCGACCAGCCTTTGATACATCAGGTTGCCGAAGTGATCAGCACCGAGTTCCGCGCCAAATATGCCGCTCAAGTACGCCCTGACGGATCCAGCGACCAGTACCATGGGCTCGATGTCTGGTCGCCCAACATCAACATCTTTCGTGATCCGCGTTGGGGACGGGGCCAGGAAACTTATGGAGAGGACCCCTACCTGACTTCGCGTCTGGCCGTCGCCTACGTGACCGGTATGCAGGGGGACGACCCCAAGTATCTGAAGACCGTTTCCACGCCGAAGCACTTCGCAGTACACAGCGGGCCTGAGCCAACCCGGCATTCCGTTGATTTGCAAGTGTCGCGTCACGACGTGGAGGATACGTACCTGCCCGCGTTTCGGGCGGCCATAGTGGAGGCCAAAGCGCAGTCCGTCATGTGCGCCTACAACTCGCTTAACGGCCAACCCGCCTGCGCGAATGCAACATTGCTGCAAGAGCATCTGCGGCGTGATTGGGGCTTTCAGGGCTATGTGGTGTCCGATTGCGGCGCCGTAACCGACATTTTCCAGGGCCATCACTTTACCAAGTCCGTGGAAGAGGGAGTCAGTGCAGCGTTAAAAACCGGCACTGATCTTACTTGCGGTCTCCGGCCGCAAGAGCGCACCGCCATTTTGAAAGCCGTGCAACAGGGCTTGCTTGCAGAAGCAGATATTGACCGCGCCTTGCATCGCCTGTTCATCGCCCGCTTCCGGCTGGGCATGTTCGATCCGTCGGCCACGGTTCCGTATTCCCAAATCAGGCCCGAAGAAAACGATACCGATGCACACCGCCAGCTCGCCCTCAAAGCCGCGCGTGAATCCATTGTTCTACTGAAGAACAAAGATAATCTTCTTCCTCTGAAACAGAAATACGGAACGATTGCAGTCATTGGCCCCAATGCCGACAGCTTGGATGCCTTGGAAGGCAACTACCACGGCACGCCATCCAAATACGTGACCGTTCTGGAGGGCATTCGCCAGCGCTTTGCGCAATCCAAAATCATTTATGTTGACGGTACGGGATTGATTGGACCGGCCACCAGAGCCATCCAGGCCAGCGTGCTCTATACCGACGACTCGCACAAGAACCATGGTATGAAGGCGGAGTACTTCTCCAATATCAAACTTGAGGGACCGCCTTTCCTGAGTCGCACCGACGATACGGTTGATTTTGATTCGGTCCCCTCCGGCATTTCGCGAGAGTTGTCACAACATTATTCCGTGCGTTGGACTGGCGTGCTTGTGCCTCCCGAGACCGGTGACTACCTGGTCGGATTCACGGGCAGGGATGGCTACCGCGTCTGGCTTAATGGCGATCTCGTGGTCGAGGACTGGACGACTCACCGGCCTGCCTCGACCCGTACGAAGAATATCCATCTTGAAAAAGATCATGCTTATGCGGTCAAGATCGAGTACTTCCACGCCCTGCGTGCGGCCGAAGCACACCTGGTGTGGAGCATGCCAGGGTGGCAAGGACCCGATGCGCTCGACGCGGCTCGCAGTGCCGACGTCGTCATCATGGTGTTGGGCCTGTCTGCCCGCATCGAAGGCGAAGAGATGGATGTGCACGCTGAAGGATTCGCGGGTGGTGACCGCACCAGCCTTGATTTGCCCGCCCCGCAAGAGCAACTTCTGGAGAGTATTTACGCCTTGGGTAAGCCCACGGTGCTGGTGCTAATGAGCGGAAGCGCGGTTGCCGTGAATTGGGCAGACAAGAAGCTGCCGGTGATCATGGAGGCCTGGTATCCAGGTGAGGAAGGCGGAACCGCGGTGGCCGAGGCGCTTGCCGGCGATTTCAGTCCGGCAGGCCGCTTGCCCGTTACGTTCTATAAATCCATTGACCAGCTTCCGGCCTTTGAAGATTACTCTATGGCCAAGCGCACCTACCGTTACTTTAGCGGCGAACCTTTATATCCGTTCGGATACGGGCTAAGCTATACATCATTTGAGTACAGCAATGCACGTGTAGATAAGGCAAAAGCGGCCGCTGATGGAACGGTCACGATTTCCGTTGAAGTCGCCAATACCGGTGCGATGGCAGGTGACGAAGTTGTGCAGCTTTACCTCGCCCATCATGGTGTTGCGGGCGCTCCGTTGCGCGCGTTGCAGGGTTTCAAGCGCGTGCATCTGGAGCGCGGGCAGCGGAAAACGGTGTCATTCCCACTTCGGGACCGGGAGCTGAGCATCGTAGACGAATCAGGCAAGCACCGCATCGCGCGTGGGGTCGTAGAAGTTTGGGTCGGGGGAGGTCAGGATGGCGTGCGCTCAGGCCTGCCTAAAACCGCTGGTGTGCGGACCCGATTCACGATCACCAGCGGAGCCACGTTGCCCGATTAGTGGCGGCCTGAATCCGGCGGATGGTTCGTATTTGAACCAGTTCCGAATGGATGAGGGGGTTGACATCTCCTACACAAAATTCCATGACCGGATCGACAATGGTCCTTATGACTTGTGCAACCTCTAGAGAAGCAACTCTATGTCGGCTGGACCGAACCAGGAGAGTGGTTGAACATGACCGTGGAAGTTGAGCGCGCAGGCATCTACAGTATCGATCTTCTCTATACATCGAATCGAGGCGGGGATTATCTGGAATTGCTTTGCCGGACGGATGACAGGGAGGCCTTGCGTTGTACCTCGCGAAACAAGTGCAGATTTGTCCTCAACACGATTCCGGGATTCAAGTAGTGGGCATGTGGAATGGTGATCCGGTTTAGCAAGTAGTCAGACAGCAGGCGAACAGCTTGCTGTCCCTGAAGATACGGATCCTGATAAATGGACGCCCGAATCGTCCCACGTTGCAGATGAGGTACCATTTCGGGAAAAAGGTCGGTTGTAATGAGCTGGGTTTCGCCTGCGCGTCCGTACCTCTGTAGGGCCCGGCATACAGGCAAGCAATTCACGGTGCTCACATAGATGCCACGCAGCCCTCGGTGGCTGGCAAGCAATTCGCAGGTCTTGCGATAGCTCTCCTTCTCCGATTCATGTGCCTCCAGGACTGCGGCGATCTTGCCATTCATGCAATCTTTCTTGAATCCGGCGCAGAAGCCCTTGGCTTTAAGGCGGTGCTCTTCGGTCGTAAGCATGCCTGTAATCATCGCTACTTCAGAGCCAGGAGGCACAAATTTAGCCATCAGCTCGGCGGCCAATCGTCCATTGAGTTCCGGGTCAACGCAAACCACGCTGGAGCGGCGGCTCCGAGGAGCATCCGTCGTGATGCAGATTACGCGCACATTTTGTTTTTCCGCACGGTTGA
Proteins encoded:
- a CDS encoding substrate-binding domain-containing protein, producing MKRTGVHKIAELAKVSIGTVDRALHNRPGISGATRKKVLRIAKKLAYTPHPAARILSVGSANLRIGVCIPEEIHFFYDQMRAGIFDEARRVNGLGIEIVYSPVASLGEGEPEQVKALMARGVNALIVTPGNPKSVTPLINRAEKQNVRVICITTDAPRSRRSSVVCVDPELNGRLAAELMAKFVPPGSEVAMITGMLTTEEHRLKAKGFCAGFKKDCMNGKIAAVLEAHESEKESYRKTCELLASHRGLRGIYVSTVNCLPVCRALQRYGRAGETQLITTDLFPEMVPHLQRGTIRASIYQDPYLQGQQAVRLLSDYLLNRITIPHAHYLNPGIVLRTNLHLFREVQRKASLSSVRQSNSR
- a CDS encoding glycoside hydrolase family 3 C-terminal domain-containing protein, producing MKKKTAVFVGAFFCIAICSTSFAQQSSADPAYKNPGLPIEQRVDDLVSRMTLEEKISQLGDASDAIPRLSIPAYHWWNEGLHGDIGSRYATVFPQAIGMAASFDQPLIHQVAEVISTEFRAKYAAQVRPDGSSDQYHGLDVWSPNINIFRDPRWGRGQETYGEDPYLTSRLAVAYVTGMQGDDPKYLKTVSTPKHFAVHSGPEPTRHSVDLQVSRHDVEDTYLPAFRAAIVEAKAQSVMCAYNSLNGQPACANATLLQEHLRRDWGFQGYVVSDCGAVTDIFQGHHFTKSVEEGVSAALKTGTDLTCGLRPQERTAILKAVQQGLLAEADIDRALHRLFIARFRLGMFDPSATVPYSQIRPEENDTDAHRQLALKAARESIVLLKNKDNLLPLKQKYGTIAVIGPNADSLDALEGNYHGTPSKYVTVLEGIRQRFAQSKIIYVDGTGLIGPATRAIQASVLYTDDSHKNHGMKAEYFSNIKLEGPPFLSRTDDTVDFDSVPSGISRELSQHYSVRWTGVLVPPETGDYLVGFTGRDGYRVWLNGDLVVEDWTTHRPASTRTKNIHLEKDHAYAVKIEYFHALRAAEAHLVWSMPGWQGPDALDAARSADVVIMVLGLSARIEGEEMDVHAEGFAGGDRTSLDLPAPQEQLLESIYALGKPTVLVLMSGSAVAVNWADKKLPVIMEAWYPGEEGGTAVAEALAGDFSPAGRLPVTFYKSIDQLPAFEDYSMAKRTYRYFSGEPLYPFGYGLSYTSFEYSNARVDKAKAAADGTVTISVEVANTGAMAGDEVVQLYLAHHGVAGAPLRALQGFKRVHLERGQRKTVSFPLRDRELSIVDESGKHRIARGVVEVWVGGGQDGVRSGLPKTAGVRTRFTITSGATLPD